The Scyliorhinus canicula chromosome 5, sScyCan1.1, whole genome shotgun sequence genome window below encodes:
- the LOC119965836 gene encoding MARVEL domain-containing protein 3-like isoform X2: protein MPDSNKVPRSTDRSRPSNRPHRERRHPDHPSAENNHSGRRSREDRREPRESHQTKPNPSRQSYPSSERYDPQGESYSTPPSLRLPLSQPNSRPPSSSPPYYTSASPTSTPPKESFGKKCSYLCSRRGILQFTEIITNLMVLICVAAAQAAISGYTSMGGLGAGAFSIDSAYSPFQGTELQQVRDLDMQFSQMRTPGVYGGVVFSIVAGSLTLLFLVASAKPLHRLSPKLLMAEFVFNILACIGYIVGVGLYLHLIITVNKTEVCRLRNRLYARQGYTFMNCDVQGGDAAVALFGLISACLYCASAVFSFLKLRTLKKVLKDMYSGNAVHHDFEEVECTERTNHQEDKGRQQLATLM, encoded by the exons ATGCCTGATTCAAATAAAGTTCCAAGAAGTACTGACAGAAGTCGGCCCTCCAATAGACCTCATCGAGAACGAAGACACCCAGACCACCCCAGTGCTGAGAATAATCATTCGGGTCGACGTAGCAGAGAAGATCGGCGAGAACCCAGAGAGTCTCACCAAACCAAACCAAATCCTTCGAGGCAATCGTACCCTTCTAGTGAGAG GTATGATCCACAAGGAGAATCTTACTCCACACCACCAAGTTTGCGATTGCCACTATCACAGCCAAACAGCCGGCCACCTTCTTCATCACCACCTTATTACACCTCGGCATCACCAACTAGCACTCCTCCAAAAGAATCCTTTGGGAAAAAGTGCTCGTATTTGTGCTCCAGAAGAG GTATCTTGCAGTTCACTGAGATTATAACCAATCTCATGGTTCTGATCTGCGTGGCAGCAGCGCAAGCAGCAATATCTGGCTACACGTCCATGGGAGGACTTGGGGCAGGTGCTTTCAGCATTGACTCGGCCTACAGCCCTTTCCAAGGCACGGAGCTGCAGCAGGTCCGGGATCTTGACATGCAATTTAGCCAAATGAGAACCCCCGGAGTATACGGAGGGGTGGTTTTTAGCATTGTGGCAGGTTCTCTCACTCTTCTCTTTTTAGTAGCCAGTGCCAAACCTCTTCACCGCCTTTCCCCCAAACTTCTCATGGCTGAATTTGTGTTCAATATTCTTGCCTGTATTGGGTATATAGTGGGCGTTGGGCTGTACCTGCACCTTATAATTACTGTAAATAAGACAGAGGTCTGTAGATTAAGAAACCGTTTATATGCCCGCCAAGGTTACACCTTTATGAATTGTGATGTTCAAGGCGGAGATGCTGCTGTTGCTTTATTTGGTTTAATTTCTGCTTGCTTGTATTGCGCAAGTGCCGTATTCAGTTTTCTGAAACTCAGAACTCTGAAGAAAGTTCTCAAAGATATGTATTCGGGCAATGCAGTTCACCACGACTTTGAGGAAGTTGAATGTACAGAGCGTACAAACCATCAGGAGGATAAGGGTAGACAGCAGCTCGCAACTCTTATGTAA
- the LOC119965836 gene encoding MARVEL domain-containing protein 3-like isoform X1, producing MPDSNKVPRSTDRSRPSNRPHRERRHPDHPSAENNHSGRRSREDRREPRESHQTKPNPSRQSYPSSERYDPQGESYSTPPSLRLPLSQPNSRPPSSSPPYYTSASPTSTPPKESFGKKCSYLCSRRGLLQMVEIILNLVVLICAAATQSASAGFDSIGGFGSAYYYNMGYANSGFLNHEIQQIGELDVLYNKMKSATVYCAVGLSVILFAFAVAFLVGGWVTQHNRSSMQPGTLSSFLIVECVAKALSAVAYIIGVALYLHFIHKINATDMCKRRESLYNRHGYSSVKCAILGTEVAVSIFAVLLIVVYIAGVVFATLAYRQMRATQTEYTKSPGASTVHRHATTPEMVPMKPDLSYI from the exons ATGCCTGATTCAAATAAAGTTCCAAGAAGTACTGACAGAAGTCGGCCCTCCAATAGACCTCATCGAGAACGAAGACACCCAGACCACCCCAGTGCTGAGAATAATCATTCGGGTCGACGTAGCAGAGAAGATCGGCGAGAACCCAGAGAGTCTCACCAAACCAAACCAAATCCTTCGAGGCAATCGTACCCTTCTAGTGAGAG GTATGATCCACAAGGAGAATCTTACTCCACACCACCAAGTTTGCGATTGCCACTATCACAGCCAAACAGCCGGCCACCTTCTTCATCACCACCTTATTACACCTCGGCATCACCAACTAGCACTCCTCCAAAAGAATCCTTTGGGAAAAAGTGCTCGTATTTGTGCTCCAGAAGAG GATTGTTGCAGATGGTTGAAATCATTCTGAACCTGGTGGTGCTGATCTGTGCTGCCGCAACCCAAAGTGCCTCGGCTGGCTTTGATAGTATTGGAGGCTTCGGGAGTGCCTATTATTACAACATGGGCTATGCCAACAGTGGATTTTTAAATCACGAAATACAGCAGATTGGTGAACTAGACGTCCTGTACAACAAGATGAAATCGGCCACTGTGTACTGTGCAGTGGGGCTGAGCGTTATTCTGTTTGCTTTTGCCGTGGCCTTTCTTGTTGGTGGATGGGTAACGCAGCACAACAGATCCTCCATGCAGCCCGGCACGCTCTCCAGCTTCCTGATTGTGGAATGTGTAGCCAAGGCGCTTTCAGCTGTGGCTTACATCATAGGAGTGGCGTTGTACCTTCACTTCATTCATAAAATTAATGCCACCGACATGTGCAAACGGAGGGAGTCGCTCTACAATCGGCACGGCTACAGCTCGGTGAAATGCGCCATACTAGGCACAGAGGTCGCAGTTTCCATCTTTGCGGTGCTGCTGATCGTCGTTTACATTGCCGGGGTGGTGTTTGCCACCCTGGCTTACCGACAGATGCGGGCTACGCAAACAGAATATACTAAATCTCCAGGGGCCTCTACTGTGCACAGGCATGCCACGACTCCCGAGATGGTGCCAATGAAACCTGACCTTTCATATATATAA